GTGCCGCAGATGTGGGTATATGCGCTGCCCGGGCTTGGTAATATTTGGATCCTTTTAATAAAAGCCACACCCCTGCTGTTTTTGCTTGGCATTGAAGATATCGTGTATTGGGCCCGCGAATTGGGTGGCACAAAAACCGCAAAATTCACCGATTATCCGCATGGCGATTACCGCATGTGGTATTTCTTTGCACTGCTGGTGTTCTATCTGGCCTTCACAAAATTATCTGAAAACGTTCAAACCCGCTTGATGCGGCGGCTCAACCAAGGCCAAGCCACGCTGGGCGGCCAAGCGCAAGCGCGAGGATCCGCATGAGCTGTTGGGACACAATTGCAGAGTATGGCCTTAGATCGCTGGGCATCGGCGAGCGGCTCTTACCACGCTCGGATTTCACGCTGTGTCAACAATTCACGCTGATCGGCTCGGGGATGATCTGGAACGTGTATTTTGGCGTTTTGGCCTTGGCAGCTGGTTTCTTTTTGGCCACAGCGCTGGCGCTTGGCAAAGCGTCACACCGCCGCCTTTTACGCAAACCCTGTGAGTGGTTTATTTTTATATTCCGCGGTTCGCCTTTGTTTATCCAGCTTTTTTTCGCGTATTTTTTATTTCTGGGTTTGAAAAGCAACGTGCCCGCCTTTGCGCCTTTAACCTCGGCCTGGATGGGTGCGCTGCTGGTGCTGTTTTTGAACACAGCCGCCTATTCTGCCGAAATTTTTTATGGCGCGCTGCAATCCATTCCAAAGGGGGATTTGGATGCTGCTGATGCTTATGCGATCTCTGGATGGGCGCGGTTTCGCCGGATCATCTGGCCGACCATGTTGCGGCTGGGTTGGCCTGGTTACACCAATGAGGCAATCTTTTTATTTCACTCTACAACGCTGGTGTTTTTTTCAGCCTTTCCCGCCTGGCAGCAACGCGGAGATGCCTTATATTACGCCAATTACTTTGCCGATAAAACATTCAACCCTTTTATTCCCTATCCAATTTTAGCCGGGTATTTTGTTTTGCTGACTTTTTTGATTTTGGTCCTTTTTGGCCTTATCAACAAACGCCTTAACCGGCACCTGCCCCCCGATCAAACCGCGCGCTTGAAACTGCGTCCAATGCTAATTCGCTAGATTTTTCAAGCCATTTTCTTTATGCAAAATCTGTCCAACCCCACCGCTAGGATGCTGTGAGTGATTCAAATAGACAAACAAGGGCAGACCAATGGATCTGGATGATTTCGATACGTTTCGAATTGCAACCTGCGATTTAAACGGCCAAATGCGCGGCAAGCGCATGCCCCAAAAAGATCAGGGAAAATTAGCCTCCGGCGATCTGCGTATGCCATTATCTGCGTTAAACGTAGATATTTGGGGGGCCGATATTGCCAATAGCCCGCTCTTATTTGCCTCTGGTGATGGCGATGGCTATCTGCTGCCAACCAATCGCGGGCCTGTACCAATGCCCTGGCTTGACCAGCCAAGCGCATTGGTGGGAATGTGGATGTTTGAAGAGGATGGCCGCCCTTTTGAAGGGGATCCTCGGCACGCATTGGCCCAAATTCTGGACCGCTACGCCGCGCGCGGATGGCAAGCTGTGGCCGCCACCGAGCTTGAATTTTATCTGATCGATGACAGTGCTGAAAGCCCGAGGCCGCCGAAAGACCCCGCCAGCAATCGCAAAATCAACTCCAGCGCGATTCTATCTTTGCAACAGTTAGACGCGTTTGAAGCCTTCTTCTCAGAGCTTTATCAAAGCTGCGCGCAGATGGGGATCAACGCGCAAGCCGCCTCATCTGAAGCGGGCATCGGGCAATTCGAAATCAGCCTTCAACATGGCGATGCATTGCGCATTGCGGATGACACATGGCTGTTCAAAACCTTGCTCAAAGGCGTGGCACGCAAGCATGGCTATGCCGCAAGCTTTATGGCCAAACCCTATCCAAACGATGCAGGAAACGGCTTACATCTGCATTTTTCGGTGATTGATGAGGCTGGAGGAAATATTTTTGATGACGGCACAAAACAGGGATCACCGCTGCTTCAAAACGCCATCGCAGGCTGCCTTGCCACGATGCGTGCCGCCACCCTTGGCTTTGCACCTCATGCCAATAGCTATGCGCGTATGGATCCAGAAAACCACGCCCCCACATCAATTTGTTGGGGATATGAAAACCGCACGACCGCGCTGCGCATTCCCGCAGGCGCGCCCAGTGCTCGGCGGATCGAGCATCGTGTCGCAGGCGGCGATATAAATCCTTTTCTGACGCTCGGCCTTATACTGGGTGCGGCGTTGCTTGGCATCGAAGATGATCTTATACCGCCGCCGCCCATCACAGGCAACGCTTACAGCCAAGATCTACCACAATTGATCCATAGCTGGTCTGAAGCGATAGATATGTTTGAAAACGATCCGATGATTGCCCGAATCTTACCCGCACAACTTATTGAAAACTTTTCTTTAACCAAACGCCAAGAACTTGACGGCTTGAAGAATATTCCGCAAGAAGAGCACTGGAAAACATATCTTGAAACCGTGTAAACTGAACCTGCAACGATACAACGCCTTCCGAACGGCAAGTAGGGTTTTATGAAAATCGGCATCTTACAGGCTGGCCACGCCCCTGACGAAATGCGCCCGCAGACAGAGAATTACGGCGTGCTCTGCGCCAATTTATTAGACGGGCACGGCTTTGACTTCGACGTGTTCAGCGTCGTCAATGAGCAGTTTCCAAAAGATGAATTGCAAGCCGATGCCTGGTTGATCACCGGATCGCGCCACGGGGTTTACGAAGATCTGCCCTTTATCAAGCCTTTAAAGGCGCTCATCTTACGCATTGTTGCTGCGAAAAAACCATTGGTTGGCATATGTTTTGGCCACCAAATCATCGCCCAAACGATGGGTGGGCATGTTGAAAAGTTTTCCGGCGGTTGGAGCATCGGCCTGACCGACTATCAATTTGAAGGCCAGAAGGTGCGGATAAACGCTTGGCACCAAGATCAGGTGGTCACTCTGCCCCCAAAAGCGCGCTGCACAGGCTCTAGCGACTTTTGCAAATACGCCTTCCTCGAATATGAAGACGCTATTTTTTCGCTGCAAGCGCATCCGGAATTCAACAGTGCCTTCATCCAAGGGCTGATCCAGTTCCGCGGCCAAAAAACCGTGCCGCAAACATTGCTGGAAACGGCCCAAAGCAAATTATCTGATCCGAATTCAAACGATATTTTAGCAGAAAAAATTGCCACATTTTTCAAATCGAAAGCAGGTTAAGATGCCCAGTATTGATGAAATTTTTAAACAAATGCCCAAGGCCGCCTTGGCCTATTTGAAAGATCAAAAGCTGGATGAGATCGAATGCGTGATCGCCGATTTGCCCGGGATCGCGCGCGGCAAAGCTGTACCAGCAACCAAATTTGCGCGGCAAAACACGTTTTATTTGCCCGATTCAATCTTTTATCAAACCATCACGGGCGGCTGGGGTGAAGCCGCGGGAGATGGTGGGTTTATCGAACGCGATATGTTGTTGAAACCGGATTATTCCACCGCAACTGCCGCGCCCTGGACAGGTGATTTTACGCTGCAAGTGATCCATGATGCTTATGACCGAAAAAATGAGCCAATCTTATTTTCCCCCCGCAACGTGCTAAAGCGGGTTGTCGAGCTTTACAGAAAAGAGGGTTGGGAACCAGTTGTCGCTCCGGAGATGGAGTTTTTTCTGGTCGCCCGCAATATTGATCCGGCCAAACCCATCGAAGCCATGATGGGGCGTTCGGGGCGTCCGGCGGCGGCGCGCCAGTCCTATTCTATGACTGCGGTGGATGAATTCGGCCCAGTGATCGACGATATTTATGATTTTGCAGAAGCTCAAGGGTTTGAGATTGACGGGATCACCCAAGAAGGCGGCGCCGGTCAGCTGGAAATCAATCTCCGCCATGGAGATCCGGTGCGGCTTGCAGATGAAGTATTCTATTTTAAGCGTTTGATACGCGAAGCGGCGCTGCGCCATGATTGCTTTGCTACTTTTATGGCCAAACCAATTGCCGAAGAACCCGGCAGCGCGATGCATCTTCATCATTCGATCATCGATATCGAAACGGGGGCAAATGTGTTTTCCGGCCCCCAAGGCGGCGAAACAGATTTGTTTTATAACTTCATCGCAGGGTTGCAAACGCATCTGCCATCGGCGATTGCGGTTCTGGCGCCTTATGTGAATTCCTATCGCCGCTATGTCAAAGACCATGCCGCCCCGATTAACCTATCTTGGGCGCGTGACAATCGGACAGCGGGAATCCGCATTCCGATTTCTGAGCCTCAGGCAAGGCGGGTTGAGAACAGGATCGCGGGGATGGATTGCAACCCCTATTTGGGGATCGCTGTGTCTTTGGCCTGCGGATATTTGGGAATGAAAAATGAATTGCGGCCCTCGAAACAATATCGCGGCGATGCATATGAGGGGCGCGAAGACCTGCCCCGCGGCATGGGCGAAGCGCTTGGGCTTTTTGAAGACGCGTCCGAA
The sequence above is drawn from the Rhodobacteraceae bacterium IMCC1335 genome and encodes:
- a CDS encoding type 1 glutamine amidotransferase, producing MKIGILQAGHAPDEMRPQTENYGVLCANLLDGHGFDFDVFSVVNEQFPKDELQADAWLITGSRHGVYEDLPFIKPLKALILRIVAAKKPLVGICFGHQIIAQTMGGHVEKFSGGWSIGLTDYQFEGQKVRINAWHQDQVVTLPPKARCTGSSDFCKYAFLEYEDAIFSLQAHPEFNSAFIQGLIQFRGQKTVPQTLLETAQSKLSDPNSNDILAEKIATFFKSKAG
- a CDS encoding glutamine synthetase, whose product is MDLDDFDTFRIATCDLNGQMRGKRMPQKDQGKLASGDLRMPLSALNVDIWGADIANSPLLFASGDGDGYLLPTNRGPVPMPWLDQPSALVGMWMFEEDGRPFEGDPRHALAQILDRYAARGWQAVAATELEFYLIDDSAESPRPPKDPASNRKINSSAILSLQQLDAFEAFFSELYQSCAQMGINAQAASSEAGIGQFEISLQHGDALRIADDTWLFKTLLKGVARKHGYAASFMAKPYPNDAGNGLHLHFSVIDEAGGNIFDDGTKQGSPLLQNAIAGCLATMRAATLGFAPHANSYARMDPENHAPTSICWGYENRTTALRIPAGAPSARRIEHRVAGGDINPFLTLGLILGAALLGIEDDLIPPPPITGNAYSQDLPQLIHSWSEAIDMFENDPMIARILPAQLIENFSLTKRQELDGLKNIPQEEHWKTYLETV
- a CDS encoding glutamine synthetase, coding for MPKAALAYLKDQKLDEIECVIADLPGIARGKAVPATKFARQNTFYLPDSIFYQTITGGWGEAAGDGGFIERDMLLKPDYSTATAAPWTGDFTLQVIHDAYDRKNEPILFSPRNVLKRVVELYRKEGWEPVVAPEMEFFLVARNIDPAKPIEAMMGRSGRPAAARQSYSMTAVDEFGPVIDDIYDFAEAQGFEIDGITQEGGAGQLEINLRHGDPVRLADEVFYFKRLIREAALRHDCFATFMAKPIAEEPGSAMHLHHSIIDIETGANVFSGPQGGETDLFYNFIAGLQTHLPSAIAVLAPYVNSYRRYVKDHAAPINLSWARDNRTAGIRIPISEPQARRVENRIAGMDCNPYLGIAVSLACGYLGMKNELRPSKQYRGDAYEGREDLPRGMGEALGLFEDASELHEILGSEFTRVYSIVKRAEYDEFLQVISPWEREHLLLNV
- a CDS encoding ABC transporter permease subunit (The N-terminal region of this protein, as described by TIGR01726, is a three transmembrane segment that identifies a subfamily of ABC transporter permease subunits, which specificities that include histidine, arginine, glutamine, glutamate, L-cystine (sic), the opines (in Agrobacterium) octopine and nopaline, etc.); the encoded protein is MSCWDTIAEYGLRSLGIGERLLPRSDFTLCQQFTLIGSGMIWNVYFGVLALAAGFFLATALALGKASHRRLLRKPCEWFIFIFRGSPLFIQLFFAYFLFLGLKSNVPAFAPLTSAWMGALLVLFLNTAAYSAEIFYGALQSIPKGDLDAADAYAISGWARFRRIIWPTMLRLGWPGYTNEAIFLFHSTTLVFFSAFPAWQQRGDALYYANYFADKTFNPFIPYPILAGYFVLLTFLILVLFGLINKRLNRHLPPDQTARLKLRPMLIR